The following are encoded together in the Chaetodon auriga isolate fChaAug3 chromosome 6, fChaAug3.hap1, whole genome shotgun sequence genome:
- the cd151 gene encoding CD151 antigen isoform X2: MDAQGEKTHTCGTICLKYLLLLFNVLFWLAGGAVLAVGVWTLVEKSDYISLLNSSFYSASAYILIAAGVIVIVTGIIGCCATMKEMRSLLIVYLSLLLFIFLLEIIAGVLAYITYQELDEELRQNLKVTMQQKYRQPGEESVTQAVDKLQQEFKCCGSHNSTDWADSVWIQLNERLVPDSCCKTPTDLCGRRDHPSNIYRVEGGCILKLEEFILSQLYILGSVGIGIAFLQLVGMMFTCCLYQNLKEDPS, translated from the exons atgGACGCTCAgggtgaaaaaacacacacctgtgggaCAATTTGTCTGAAGTATCTGCTTCTTCTCTTTAATGTTCTTTTCTGG CTGGCAGGAGGGGCTGTGCTGGCGGTGGGAGTGTGGACTCTGGTGGAAAAGAGCGACTACATCAGTTTACTGAACTCCAGCTTCTACTCAGCCTCTGCTTACATCCTGATCGCTGCCGGAGTCATTGTGATAGTGACCGGGATCATCGGATGCTGTGCCACTATGAAGGAGATGAGGAGTCTTTTGATTGTG TATTTGAGCTTGTTGCTCTTTATTTTCCTGCTGGAAATCATTGCTGGGGTGCTGGCCTACATTACCTACCAAGAG CTGGATGAGGAGCTCAGACAGAACCTGAAGGTGACCATGCAGCAGAAATACCGGCAGCCAGGGGAGGAGAGCGTCACGCAGGCTGTGGATAAACTTCAGCAGGAG TTTAAGTGTTGTGGCAGTCATAACTCCACAGACTGGGCAGACAGTGTGTGGATCCAGTTGAATGAGCGGCTCGTTCCTGATAGCTGCTGTAAAACTCCCACTGACCTCTGTGGACGCAGGGACCATCCCTCCAACATCTACAGAGTGGAG GGAGGCTGCATTCTGAAATTAGAGGAGTTCATTCTGAGTCAGTTGTATATTCTCGGTTCGGTGGGCATTGGGATTGCATTTCTTCAG cttGTGGGGATGATGTTTACTTGCTGCCTTTATCAAAATTTGAAAGAAGATCCCTCCTGA
- the gatd1 gene encoding glutamine amidotransferase-like class 1 domain-containing protein 1, protein MSAKPTCLIVASASAQGVSAQSFHQSFSLCASSFNLQTATPGGKPIDFTGVDESTARWVQDFSVKPYATPAKLESIDGARYQALLIPDCPGALTDLAHSGSLHRILTHFISHQKPVCAVGQGVSALCCATEGQKWIFGGYSLTGPSVFELVRRPDFANLPLVVEDFVKDSGGSYTASQEDAVHVVIDRHLITAQNMQSTSLAVNNLILLCGAK, encoded by the exons atgtctgCGAAACCAACCTGTCTGATAGTGGCGAGTGCGTCTGCACAAG GAGTGTCAGCTCAGTCTTTCCATCAGTCCTTCAGTCTTTGTGCCTCATCGTTTAACCTGCAGACAGCCACACCAGGG GGGAAGCCGATAGACTTTACTGGAGTGGATGAAAGCACAGCTAGATGGGTGCAGGACTTCAGCGTGAAACCCTACGCAACACCGGCTAAACTTGAATCCATAGACG GTGCCCGGTACCAGGCGCTGCTCATCCCGGACTGCCCCGGGGCGCTGACGGACCTGGCACACAGCGGCTCTTTGCACCGCATTCTCACACACTTCATCTCTCACCAAA AGCCTGTTTGTGCAGTGGGACAAGGAGTGTCGGCACTGTGTTGCGCCACTGAGGGACAGAAGTGGATCTTCGGTGGCTACAGCTTAACAGGG CCGTCAGTGTTTGAACTGGTGCGGAGGCCTGACTTTGCCAACCTGCCCTTGGTCGTGGAAGACTTTGTGAAAGACAGTGGTGGATCGTACACAG caagTCAAGAAGATGCTGTGCACGTAGTCATCGACAGACACCTAATAACCGCTCAGAACATGCAGTCAACCTCACTTGCTGTAAATAATCTAATCCTGCTCTGTGGTGCCAAGTAA
- the cd151 gene encoding CD151 antigen isoform X1, whose protein sequence is MDAQGEKTHTCGTICLKYLLLLFNVLFWLAGGAVLAVGVWTLVEKSDYISLLNSSFYSASAYILIAAGVIVIVTGIIGCCATMKEMRSLLIVYLSLLLFIFLLEIIAGVLAYITYQECFPFCYQLDEELRQNLKVTMQQKYRQPGEESVTQAVDKLQQEFKCCGSHNSTDWADSVWIQLNERLVPDSCCKTPTDLCGRRDHPSNIYRVEGGCILKLEEFILSQLYILGSVGIGIAFLQLVGMMFTCCLYQNLKEDPS, encoded by the exons atgGACGCTCAgggtgaaaaaacacacacctgtgggaCAATTTGTCTGAAGTATCTGCTTCTTCTCTTTAATGTTCTTTTCTGG CTGGCAGGAGGGGCTGTGCTGGCGGTGGGAGTGTGGACTCTGGTGGAAAAGAGCGACTACATCAGTTTACTGAACTCCAGCTTCTACTCAGCCTCTGCTTACATCCTGATCGCTGCCGGAGTCATTGTGATAGTGACCGGGATCATCGGATGCTGTGCCACTATGAAGGAGATGAGGAGTCTTTTGATTGTG TATTTGAGCTTGTTGCTCTTTATTTTCCTGCTGGAAATCATTGCTGGGGTGCTGGCCTACATTACCTACCAAGAG tgtttcccttTCTGCTACCAG CTGGATGAGGAGCTCAGACAGAACCTGAAGGTGACCATGCAGCAGAAATACCGGCAGCCAGGGGAGGAGAGCGTCACGCAGGCTGTGGATAAACTTCAGCAGGAG TTTAAGTGTTGTGGCAGTCATAACTCCACAGACTGGGCAGACAGTGTGTGGATCCAGTTGAATGAGCGGCTCGTTCCTGATAGCTGCTGTAAAACTCCCACTGACCTCTGTGGACGCAGGGACCATCCCTCCAACATCTACAGAGTGGAG GGAGGCTGCATTCTGAAATTAGAGGAGTTCATTCTGAGTCAGTTGTATATTCTCGGTTCGGTGGGCATTGGGATTGCATTTCTTCAG cttGTGGGGATGATGTTTACTTGCTGCCTTTATCAAAATTTGAAAGAAGATCCCTCCTGA
- the cd151 gene encoding CD151 antigen isoform X3: MDAQGEKTHTCGTICLKYLLLLFNVLFWLAGGAVLAVGVWTLVEKSDYISLLNSSFYSASAYILIAAGVIVIVTGIIGCCATMKEMRSLLIVLDEELRQNLKVTMQQKYRQPGEESVTQAVDKLQQEFKCCGSHNSTDWADSVWIQLNERLVPDSCCKTPTDLCGRRDHPSNIYRVEGGCILKLEEFILSQLYILGSVGIGIAFLQLVGMMFTCCLYQNLKEDPS, from the exons atgGACGCTCAgggtgaaaaaacacacacctgtgggaCAATTTGTCTGAAGTATCTGCTTCTTCTCTTTAATGTTCTTTTCTGG CTGGCAGGAGGGGCTGTGCTGGCGGTGGGAGTGTGGACTCTGGTGGAAAAGAGCGACTACATCAGTTTACTGAACTCCAGCTTCTACTCAGCCTCTGCTTACATCCTGATCGCTGCCGGAGTCATTGTGATAGTGACCGGGATCATCGGATGCTGTGCCACTATGAAGGAGATGAGGAGTCTTTTGATTGTG CTGGATGAGGAGCTCAGACAGAACCTGAAGGTGACCATGCAGCAGAAATACCGGCAGCCAGGGGAGGAGAGCGTCACGCAGGCTGTGGATAAACTTCAGCAGGAG TTTAAGTGTTGTGGCAGTCATAACTCCACAGACTGGGCAGACAGTGTGTGGATCCAGTTGAATGAGCGGCTCGTTCCTGATAGCTGCTGTAAAACTCCCACTGACCTCTGTGGACGCAGGGACCATCCCTCCAACATCTACAGAGTGGAG GGAGGCTGCATTCTGAAATTAGAGGAGTTCATTCTGAGTCAGTTGTATATTCTCGGTTCGGTGGGCATTGGGATTGCATTTCTTCAG cttGTGGGGATGATGTTTACTTGCTGCCTTTATCAAAATTTGAAAGAAGATCCCTCCTGA